From the genome of Diachasmimorpha longicaudata isolate KC_UGA_2023 chromosome 19, iyDiaLong2, whole genome shotgun sequence:
gTGGAATCTCTACATTCACTCCActggtaattaaaaaaaataaataaaacagtcAAAATACCCaccacatttttctttttgctaCTTAATCTCCATAACAttctaatattatttattaacgaTGTATGCCGGACTAGAATTATGTCAAGGCAGCCATCGCCTATGTGACAGTGTGGACTGAATCCTTGTGGACATTTCGAACAGGCACAGGAAACATTAGCACCATTAACCATAAAAAATTTACCCCTGACTGTTAATTTTCCTTGTaacacatttgaaaattgtataTGGATCATTAGATAATCATTAATTGaagttatttttaatatattattcTTGGAAGAGAATCttacttgaaatttcatgtttttttttctcatcgcaTGCATGACTTATGCAGCGACTACAGTTTTGCATACATCGAGTACTTGCAGCTGGATGACAAGGGTCAGAGAGTAGCACAATTTCTCCCTCGTAACCTttgttgttaataatttttttaaagcctgAAAATGATATAATAGTTaaatatattgaataaaaGGCAATAgagtaattttaattgatttaatatAAATTGTACCAGAATAATCATAACGTCGAGGACCCATCCATCGCAATTGTTCACTTTCCCTGGCAATATCACCGAGGTAACCATAACTTAAGACACTGGCATATAATCtatgtaaattttcattttcatgaaCGGAACATAGATCTAATCCAACAGTATCGCCGAAAATAATATGTATAACAGAGGTTTGAACATCGGTTGTTCCATGAAGACTATAGGCAAGGGTGTCAGTACTACCACAAGGTATTATACCCACTGGAATTAGTGATTGGGGAAAAATGACATTGGAGTCATGTGAATTGATTTGAAGATCGTTTGCCGTTCTTAAAACAAGGCTATTGAACACTTCTGCAAAGGTACCATCACCACCAATAGAAATGATTGCCTGAAAATAATCAGAGAATCATTTAACTTtgatttgtatttgtttttgtaAGTTGAAAATTACCTGGAAGTCATCTAAATTGGAATTGAGTATAATGTCTTTTATATGACCCGCTCTTTCAGTCATGATAGCTTTTGTTTCTATTCCCACTATTCTCATGAGAggttgaactttttttttccatacttTTTCACCTTGCTTCTTTCCTCCATATGGATTAATAAATACAAGAATCTTTCGCGGACGGGAAGAGATATCtacaaattataattaatatttacgcTATATTAACGTAAGTATGTAATGTAAAAATTGATACGGAAGACCCCACTTGGTATTATTTTCCTTGTTGCCCCATTGACATgttcattgtttttatttaaattgaataatggaCATTGTACTAAATTATTAATCAACATTGGtctattgattaatttataacATACTTAGGAGGTAATTCCTGATTGTTATCACCCATGAGGCAATTTGTCTTGAATCAGAATGGTACATAACAACGGTATGATGACTCCACCGGTTATTGGGCCTTCGAGCTGCATAATGTAATATGAAACTAGTTGGAGATGATGGAAGAGCAGGAGCACCACcaccagcagcagcagcagcagcagcagcagcagcagaatTTTGTCCTCCTATCCAACTTTCATGAATATAATTGTCGCCATAATTGACTGCTAATGCATCAGTCAAAGGCAAAGTCCATCTAGCTAAGAAAGTTAAAgtcatatttaatattaattcattCTGTATTCATTTACTGTGCTTTACCAATATACTGGAGATATAAtagaagaataattttctagTAAAATGAACATTCCCGTGAAATAATGTAATTTACAATGTCAAGAAATACATGTTAATATAATATGTATGAGATTAAAAGCATTAGTGgagaaaatgtaaattttcttcatattgtatttattaatttgacaCAATTTACCCAATTTTTTCCTAATTCTGTGCAGTCATCGAAAACAAGAAGGAAAGCAGTCCAACAAGGAATGACTATAAGAAAAATATGAGCTGAAAGAAGCATATGAAAATTCCATAATAGAAATTAAGCATATAAGGAAATGATAAAGCACTATCCCCATGATTACTTGaggattaataaaaaaaaaagccagtGACGTTTAATAAATATGTCAAGGTAAACTGGGTAGTGCTGATGATTGAaaggaatatttttcgacATGTCATTCGATAAGTCATGATTTTAAAGAGTAGTTGAATTATactttttcaattatatttattgacCGTATGACAAATACTTATCAAACTATGAATAAGTTTATTATAATTGCGAAAAGCTTTTAAAGTATCATATATTGTACCAGCAACAATGCAGaggcataaaaaaatatattcatttgaatgaaatatgaattactgaataaatgaagaataaaaaaaaatctatgacAAGATTATGAAATACTACGGGAAATGATGTTTATTAATAAGTGTTGGCTTTTCCTTGGTTGATATCGTTGAATTACTCACTGTAAGGTGGTTTTTCTGTCTCCCAGATGATAGTACCACGATGAAAATACACCTTACACctttttttcttaatgacAAAGGTATTTAACAATACAGAAGCAGGGAAGTGCCCAGCCTCCATTGTTTTTGAATTTACTTgttgttatttaaattataacGATTTAATAACGTTACTGTGGCAGGAAATTTCAACATTGAATGTCAAAGCTTCCATTTTCACTTGAGGATATATGGTAGACGATGACAGCGCCAATTTTAAGATAGTGACTACGCCTAATAACCTAACAATTTGAGGTTAATCGAGCGcagtaattaatattattcaatGTTGTCCCaataagcaaaaaaaaattaattattgggcTTCTCTATATCAAGAATGAATATttctaatatttaattttccccattttctttattgaatttattgattggCTTTATTGAATCCAATATTACAGTAAGGGAATTTGAAATGATCCGCCAAGGAAAAAGTCCCTAGCCGTGCGAAGGGTGGGGAAAGCGCTAGTGAGTTTCATGCGCAGCTCCCTTGCGCAGCTACTGTTGCTAGGCAGGCGCGCGCCGACAGGCCTGACTGGGCTACGTGGCGTCAGTATGCTGGGAGATGGCGGCTGTACTGTATGTCTGTGCTGGTGTTTTGCGTATTTTgcctaatttatttaataaaatgtggAGTTTAGATTATTAAAGTCTTTAATTAAATGTAAATAGTTTCGGGGCGTGTAATTAATATAGtgaatattgtttttgaaAGTTTAATAGTAAATAGTGAAGGGATTTGTGGGAAGTGAGCATGAGGACGCTTGGGCGTGGCTCGTTGGTGATGAGGCCTAATTTGCTAAATAATTGGCCAAATTGTTGCTAAAAAAACTGGTACATTGGGTGTAAATGGATTGGCCCAGGAAAGTGTGTGCattgaatgacatttttttaaataataaaatgctaaaTGGAGTGAAAAACGAGTAGCGTCTCCACAGAGCTGGGAGACGAAGGGATGGTGCGGCGAGGGGGGGCAGCCGTTCGTGTTTGTTGGCGGCATGGTGATGACgcctaatttattaaataaatagtgaaatattgataaaaaaagtgGTACATTGGGTGTAAATGGATTGGCCCAGGAAAGTTTGTGCattgaatgacattttttaaaataataaaatgctaaaTGGACAGTTGAGAAATGGGGAGCGTCTCCAGAGAGCTGGGTGACGAAGGGATGGTGCGGCGAGGGGAGGCAGCCGTACGTACGTGTCCGTGCTTGTGCGATGAGGCCTAATTATgccggaaattttcattaaaaaactatTAAATTGGGTGTGAATGCATTGGTCCAGAAAAGTGTGTGAATTTAgtgacaattttgaaaaataattgaacagttaatggacgaatgaaaaataaggagTGTCTCTACAGACTTGGGTGGCAAAGGGATGGTGCGGCGAGGC
Proteins encoded in this window:
- the LOC135171318 gene encoding ceramide kinase; this encodes MEAGHFPASVLLNTFVIKKKRCKVYFHRGTIIWETEKPPYTRWTLPLTDALAVNYGDNYIHESWIGGQNSAAAAAAAAAAGGGAPALPSSPTSFILHYAARRPNNRWSHHTVVMYHSDSRQIASWVITIRNYLLNISSRPRKILVFINPYGGKKQGEKVWKKKVQPLMRIVGIETKAIMTERAGHIKDIILNSNLDDFQAIISIGGDGTFAEVFNSLVLRTANDLQINSHDSNVIFPQSLIPVGIIPCGSTDTLAYSLHGTTDVQTSVIHIIFGDTVGLDLCSVHENENLHRLYASVLSYGYLGDIARESEQLRWMGPRRYDYSGFKKIINNKGYEGEIVLLSDPCHPAASTRCMQNCSRCISHACDEKKKHEISRKLTVRGKFFMVNGANVSCACSKCPQGFSPHCHIGDGCLDIILVRHTSLINNIRMLWRLSSKKKNVYDLPFVEVYRAREFTFHAFPQLSSVDTMSNSHNKSTVSVWNCDGEVLEYVDVKIRVHCQLLKVFTRRMQEPVKESKWLCFP